Proteins encoded in a region of the Mycobacterium branderi genome:
- a CDS encoding glycosyltransferase family 87 protein, which produces MTGDTVSPRQLAADRRSADDRDCPSRTDFLGSAMSSVIGGPVGRHALIGRARFLTPLRVMFAIALVFLALGWSTKAPCLVTTGTGPADQRVANWGNQRAYYELCYSDTVPLYGAELLSQGKFPYKSSWVETDASGKPQIRYDGQPAVRYMEYPVLTGVYQYVSMALAKTYTALSKLIALPVIAEVVVFFDVAAIGLALAWLATVWATANLAGRRVWDAALVAASPLLIFQAFTNFDALATALATGGLLAWARRRPVLAGVLIGLGVAAKLYPVLLLGPLLVLGIRTGRLRELARTAAATAVTWLLVNLPVMVLFPRGWSEFFRLNTRRGDDMDSLYNVVKSFTGWRGFDPSLGFWQPPTVLNTVVAVLFVSCCAAIGYIALTAPQRPRVAQLALLVVAAFLLTNKVWSPQFSLWLVPLAVLALPHRRVLLAWMTLDALVWVPRMYYLYSTPNRGLPEQWFTAAVLLRDLAVVGLCVLVVREIYRPGEDLVRWAGRVDDPTGGEFDDAADAPPGWLPDWLRPAALRAPAPSPERDFASSTVVR; this is translated from the coding sequence GTGACGGGCGACACCGTCTCGCCACGGCAGTTGGCTGCCGACCGGCGCTCCGCCGACGATCGCGATTGCCCCAGCCGCACAGACTTTTTGGGCTCGGCGATGTCGAGCGTCATCGGCGGTCCAGTCGGCCGGCACGCGCTGATCGGCCGGGCCAGGTTCCTCACGCCGCTGCGGGTGATGTTCGCGATCGCTCTGGTGTTCCTGGCGCTGGGCTGGTCGACGAAAGCGCCCTGCCTGGTGACCACCGGGACGGGGCCGGCCGATCAGCGGGTGGCCAACTGGGGCAACCAGCGCGCCTATTACGAGCTGTGCTACTCGGACACGGTGCCGCTCTACGGCGCAGAGTTGTTGAGCCAGGGCAAGTTTCCGTACAAGTCCAGCTGGGTCGAAACGGACGCCAGCGGAAAACCGCAGATCCGCTACGACGGCCAGCCCGCGGTGCGCTACATGGAGTATCCGGTGTTGACCGGGGTCTACCAGTACGTGTCAATGGCGCTGGCCAAGACCTACACCGCGTTGAGCAAGCTGATCGCACTGCCGGTGATCGCCGAGGTGGTGGTGTTCTTCGACGTCGCCGCAATCGGTTTGGCGTTGGCCTGGCTGGCGACCGTCTGGGCCACCGCGAATTTGGCGGGCCGACGGGTGTGGGATGCCGCGCTGGTGGCCGCGTCCCCGCTGCTGATCTTTCAGGCGTTCACGAATTTCGACGCGCTGGCAACGGCTTTGGCGACGGGTGGGCTGCTGGCTTGGGCGCGCCGACGGCCGGTGCTGGCCGGTGTGCTGATCGGCTTGGGGGTCGCCGCCAAGCTGTATCCGGTGTTGCTACTGGGCCCGCTGCTGGTGCTGGGAATCCGGACCGGCCGCCTGCGTGAACTGGCCCGCACCGCGGCGGCGACGGCCGTGACGTGGCTGTTGGTCAATCTGCCGGTGATGGTGCTGTTTCCGCGCGGCTGGTCGGAGTTCTTCCGGCTCAACACCCGCCGCGGCGACGACATGGATTCGCTGTACAACGTCGTCAAGTCGTTCACCGGCTGGCGGGGTTTCGACCCTTCGCTGGGCTTTTGGCAGCCGCCGACGGTGCTCAACACCGTCGTTGCGGTGTTGTTCGTATCCTGTTGCGCCGCAATCGGTTACATCGCGCTGACCGCTCCGCAGCGGCCGCGGGTGGCGCAACTGGCCTTACTGGTGGTGGCGGCGTTCCTGTTGACCAACAAGGTGTGGAGCCCGCAGTTCTCGCTGTGGCTGGTGCCGCTGGCGGTGTTGGCGTTGCCGCATCGGCGGGTCCTGTTGGCGTGGATGACGCTCGACGCGCTGGTGTGGGTGCCGCGGATGTACTACCTCTACAGCACGCCCAACCGCGGCCTGCCCGAGCAGTGGTTCACCGCGGCGGTGCTGCTGCGCGACCTGGCGGTGGTGGGGTTGTGTGTGCTGGTGGTACGAGAGATCTATCGTCCCGGCGAGGATCTGGTCCGTTGGGCCGGCCGGGTTGACGACCCGACCGGCGGGGAGTTCGACGATGCCGCCGACGCGCCGCCCGGTTGGCTGCCGGATTGGCTACGCCCGGCAGCGCTGCGGGCTCCAGCTCCATCGCCGGAGCGCGATTTCGCAAGCTCAACCGTCGTCCGGTAA
- a CDS encoding transglycosylase domain-containing protein — protein sequence MNNEGRQDRSASDVPGGSRADGDSTRPSESDNGTRRASGPPPRHRRPVPPDDRLTTILPPVVDEQSQRLRDPIEAVKAALDGTPPPPPPPRRPSRDPVEQVKAALDATPPPRRRDRELGLGGRPPGGGPPGPPPRKPGQPNWDWLRQLDWSWLRRINWLWVRRGLYVAAVVLLLLPIVTFAMAYFIVDVPKPGDIRTNQVSTILASDGTELAKIVPPEGNRVDVNINQVPVHVRRAVLAAEDRNFYSNPGFSLTGFARAVKNNIFGGDTQGGSTITQQYVKNALVGAQRAGVGGLIRKAKELVVATKMSGQWSKDDVLQAYLNIIYFGRGAYGISAAAKAYFDKPVEQLTVAEGALLAALIQRPSTLDPAVDLDGAKERWNWVLDGMVETGALAPKDRAAQQFPPTLPPDAARAQNQTTGPNGLIERQVTKELLDLFNIDEQTLNTQGLQVTTTIDMQAQRAAEKAVSTYMDGQDPDMRAAVVSIDPHTGAVKAYYGGADANGFDFAQAGLQTGSSFKVFALVAALEQGIGLGYQVDSSPLTVNGIKISNVEGESCGTCNIAEALKRSLNTSYYRLMLKLKNGPEDVAQAAHQAGIATSFPGVSHTLSEDGQGGPPNNGIVLGQYQTRVIDMASAYATLAASGVYHQPHFVEKVVNSEGRVLFDAATQDNSGEQRIDKAVADNVTSAMQPIAGYSRGHNLAGGRPSAAKTGTTQLGDTDANKDAWMVGYTPSLSTAVWVGTVQGDQPLVNKWGGPVYGSGLPSDIWKATMDGALKGTNNESFPKPTEIGGYAGVPAAPPPPPPPPQVTVIQPTIEVAPGITIPVGPPTTVPVGPGPPPSPPGAPETPAAPPPP from the coding sequence GTGAATAACGAAGGGCGACAAGACCGGTCGGCCAGTGACGTCCCAGGCGGGTCACGGGCCGACGGCGACAGCACACGCCCGTCAGAAAGCGACAACGGCACTCGCCGGGCATCCGGCCCGCCGCCCCGGCATCGGCGTCCGGTGCCGCCCGACGACCGGCTGACGACGATCCTGCCGCCGGTCGTCGACGAGCAATCGCAACGGCTGCGCGACCCGATCGAAGCGGTCAAGGCCGCGCTGGACGGCACGCCGCCGCCACCACCACCGCCGCGACGTCCCAGCCGCGACCCGGTCGAGCAGGTCAAGGCCGCGCTCGATGCCACGCCACCGCCCCGGCGTCGGGACCGCGAACTGGGGCTGGGCGGTCGGCCGCCGGGCGGGGGCCCGCCCGGTCCGCCGCCGCGCAAGCCCGGCCAACCGAACTGGGATTGGCTGCGCCAACTGGACTGGAGCTGGCTGCGGCGGATCAACTGGTTGTGGGTGCGCCGCGGGCTCTACGTGGCCGCGGTGGTGCTGCTGCTGTTGCCGATCGTCACGTTCGCGATGGCCTACTTCATTGTCGACGTGCCCAAGCCGGGCGACATCCGCACCAACCAGGTGTCGACGATCCTGGCCAGCGACGGCACCGAGCTGGCGAAAATTGTTCCGCCCGAAGGCAACCGGGTCGACGTGAACATCAACCAGGTGCCGGTGCATGTGCGCCGGGCCGTGCTGGCCGCCGAGGACCGCAACTTCTATTCGAATCCGGGGTTCTCGCTGACCGGTTTCGCGCGGGCGGTGAAGAACAACATCTTCGGCGGCGACACGCAGGGCGGGTCCACCATCACCCAGCAATACGTCAAAAACGCGCTGGTGGGCGCGCAGCGCGCCGGGGTGGGTGGCCTGATCCGCAAGGCCAAAGAACTCGTCGTCGCCACCAAGATGTCGGGCCAGTGGTCCAAAGACGATGTGCTGCAGGCGTATTTGAACATCATCTATTTCGGTCGCGGCGCCTACGGGATTTCCGCGGCGGCCAAGGCGTACTTCGACAAACCCGTCGAGCAGCTCACCGTCGCCGAGGGCGCGCTGCTGGCCGCGCTGATCCAGCGGCCGTCGACGCTGGATCCCGCCGTCGACCTCGACGGTGCCAAGGAACGCTGGAACTGGGTGCTCGACGGCATGGTCGAGACCGGGGCGCTGGCACCGAAGGACCGTGCGGCGCAGCAGTTTCCGCCGACGCTGCCGCCGGACGCCGCCCGGGCGCAGAACCAGACCACCGGGCCCAACGGGCTGATCGAGCGGCAGGTGACCAAGGAACTGCTCGACCTGTTCAACATCGACGAGCAGACGCTGAACACGCAGGGCCTGCAGGTCACCACCACGATCGATATGCAGGCCCAGCGGGCCGCCGAGAAGGCCGTGTCGACGTATATGGATGGACAGGATCCCGACATGCGGGCCGCGGTGGTCTCGATCGACCCGCACACCGGCGCGGTCAAGGCCTACTACGGCGGGGCGGACGCCAACGGCTTCGACTTCGCGCAGGCCGGGCTGCAGACCGGGTCGTCGTTCAAGGTGTTCGCGTTGGTGGCCGCGCTCGAGCAAGGCATCGGGCTGGGCTATCAGGTGGACAGTTCCCCGCTGACCGTCAACGGCATCAAGATCAGCAATGTCGAGGGCGAAAGCTGCGGAACCTGCAACATCGCCGAGGCACTCAAGCGTTCGCTGAACACCTCCTACTACCGGCTGATGCTGAAACTGAAAAACGGCCCCGAGGACGTCGCCCAGGCCGCCCACCAGGCCGGCATCGCCACCAGCTTCCCCGGCGTGTCGCACACTTTGTCGGAGGATGGCCAGGGCGGGCCGCCCAACAACGGAATCGTGTTGGGGCAGTATCAGACTCGCGTGATCGACATGGCTTCGGCGTATGCCACGCTGGCCGCCTCGGGTGTCTACCACCAGCCGCATTTCGTGGAGAAGGTGGTCAACTCCGAGGGCCGGGTGCTCTTCGACGCGGCCACCCAGGACAACTCCGGTGAGCAGCGCATCGACAAGGCCGTCGCCGACAACGTCACCTCGGCGATGCAGCCGATCGCCGGCTACTCCCGCGGCCACAACCTGGCCGGCGGACGGCCGTCGGCAGCCAAGACCGGTACCACGCAGCTCGGCGATACGGACGCCAACAAGGACGCCTGGATGGTCGGGTACACGCCGTCGCTGTCGACGGCGGTGTGGGTCGGCACTGTGCAGGGTGACCAGCCGCTGGTGAACAAGTGGGGTGGCCCGGTGTACGGCTCGGGCCTGCCGTCCGACATCTGGAAGGCGACCATGGACGGCGCGCTGAAAGGCACCAACAACGAATCGTTCCCGAAGCCCACCGAGATCGGCGGATACGCCGGTGTGCCGGCCGCGCCGCCGCCGCCACCACCGCCGCCGCAGGTGACGGTCATCCAGCCCACAATTGAAGTGGCGCCGGGCATTACGATCCCGGTCGGGCCGCCGACCACCGTGCCCGTCGGCCCGGGGCCGCCGCCGTCGCCGCCGGGCGCACCCGAGACTCCCGCAGCGCCACCGCCGCCGTGA
- a CDS encoding DUF5318 family protein, producing MRLQRQVVDYALRRRSLLAEVYSGRTGVSEVCDANPYLLRAAKFHGKPSPVMCPICRKEQLTLVSWVFGDHLGAVSGSARTAEELVMLASRFEEFSVHVVEVCRTCSWNHLVKSYVLGAPRPARPARPSKGARSTRTARNGARTASE from the coding sequence GTGCGACTGCAGCGACAGGTGGTGGACTACGCGCTTCGGCGTCGCTCACTGCTGGCCGAGGTGTACTCGGGCAGGACAGGGGTGTCCGAAGTGTGCGACGCCAACCCCTACCTGCTGCGTGCCGCGAAATTCCACGGCAAGCCCAGCCCGGTGATGTGCCCGATCTGCCGCAAGGAGCAGCTCACGCTGGTGTCGTGGGTGTTCGGCGACCACTTGGGTGCGGTATCGGGATCGGCGCGCACGGCCGAAGAGCTGGTCATGCTGGCGTCGCGTTTCGAGGAGTTCTCGGTCCACGTGGTGGAGGTATGCCGGACTTGCAGCTGGAATCACCTGGTCAAGTCGTATGTGCTCGGCGCGCCGCGACCGGCCCGTCCGGCCCGTCCGTCCAAGGGGGCGCGCAGCACGCGGACGGCGCGCAACGGCGCTCGCACGGCCAGTGAATAA
- a CDS encoding LLM class flavin-dependent oxidoreductase — MSIHLHWFLPTYGDSRNLIAGGHGSTMRGDRPADLRYLIQLAQAAEINGFEAVLTPTGQWCEDAWLSTAMLLDATQSLKFLVALRPGLISPTLAAQMAATFQWQSQGRLLLNVVTGGESIEQRAFGDFLTKEARYERCAEFLDIVRRLWTSEDPVTFTGEHLRVEQASLARRPEPLPAVFFGGSSAEAGRVAARFADTYLTWGEPPEQVSHKLDRIRGLASAQGRVLGYGIRLHVISRDTSEQAWAEANRLLSGLDPHTVAAAQRSLARSESEGQQRMRQLHGGGGDFTVGADARSLEIYPNLWSGVGLVRGGAGTALVGSHQEVADRIAEYAALGLQHFILSGYPHLEEAYTFGEGVRPLLAQRGLLEDNAATPTEPVRSAFLSGLGDVSAS; from the coding sequence GTGTCAATACATCTGCATTGGTTTCTTCCTACCTACGGAGACTCCCGCAACCTGATCGCCGGCGGGCATGGCAGCACCATGCGCGGCGACCGGCCCGCCGATTTGCGGTACCTGATCCAGCTCGCGCAGGCCGCCGAGATCAACGGCTTCGAGGCCGTCCTCACGCCGACCGGTCAATGGTGCGAAGACGCCTGGCTGTCCACGGCGATGCTGCTCGACGCCACCCAATCGCTGAAATTCCTGGTTGCGCTGCGGCCCGGGCTCATCAGCCCGACGCTGGCCGCGCAGATGGCCGCCACCTTTCAGTGGCAATCGCAGGGGCGGTTGCTGCTCAACGTGGTCACCGGCGGCGAGAGCATCGAGCAGCGGGCGTTCGGCGACTTCCTGACAAAGGAGGCCCGATACGAGCGGTGTGCGGAGTTTCTCGACATCGTTCGCCGGCTGTGGACCTCGGAGGACCCCGTGACTTTCACCGGGGAGCATCTGCGGGTCGAGCAGGCGTCGCTGGCGCGACGTCCCGAGCCGTTGCCGGCCGTCTTCTTCGGCGGCTCGTCGGCGGAGGCGGGCCGGGTCGCGGCCCGATTCGCCGACACCTACCTGACCTGGGGTGAGCCGCCCGAGCAGGTCAGCCACAAGTTGGACCGGATCCGTGGCTTGGCGTCGGCGCAAGGGCGCGTCCTCGGCTACGGAATCCGGCTGCACGTCATCTCCCGCGACACGAGCGAACAGGCTTGGGCGGAGGCAAACCGGCTGCTGTCGGGGCTCGACCCGCACACCGTGGCGGCCGCACAGCGGTCGCTGGCCCGCTCGGAGTCCGAGGGCCAGCAACGGATGCGCCAATTACACGGTGGCGGAGGTGATTTCACTGTAGGCGCCGACGCCCGCAGTCTGGAGATCTATCCCAACCTGTGGTCCGGGGTGGGGTTGGTTCGCGGCGGCGCGGGCACCGCACTGGTCGGTTCCCACCAAGAAGTCGCCGACCGCATCGCCGAATACGCGGCGCTGGGCCTACAGCACTTCATCCTGTCCGGCTATCCGCATCTGGAGGAGGCGTACACGTTCGGCGAGGGCGTGCGGCCGCTCCTGGCGCAGCGTGGGTTGCTGGAGGACAACGCGGCGACGCCCACGGAACCGGTCCGGTCGGCATTCCTCAGCGGGCTCGGAGACGTCAGCGCGTCCTAA
- a CDS encoding DUF1707 SHOCT-like domain-containing protein — MIAVATTATRAKDSDRQDTCRILDGALDEGQLSMEEHRERVSAATSAVTLGDLHALVADLQTASAPVQLPSLKSAQPKFGGAGIAAAALVVAVLLGVGIGWGLYGNTSSPLSFTSDPGAKPDGVAPVVLTPPRQLQSLGGLTGLLEQARKKFGDTKGYRLVIYPDYAVMDRADPKEDRRVLSYTYRGGWGDPNSSSKSSDAVLVDLGQFHPKATVGILRGAPETLGIKPSDVKTTYLIVEPSRDPTAPETVSLSVYVSSDYGSGYIQFAGDGTVNRVNYPS; from the coding sequence ATCATCGCCGTGGCGACGACGGCGACCCGGGCCAAGGACAGCGACCGGCAGGACACCTGCCGCATTCTCGACGGGGCCCTCGACGAGGGCCAGCTGTCGATGGAGGAGCACCGCGAACGGGTCAGCGCGGCCACCAGCGCCGTCACTCTCGGCGATCTGCACGCGCTGGTCGCCGATCTGCAGACCGCCAGCGCGCCGGTGCAGCTGCCGTCGCTGAAATCGGCCCAGCCGAAGTTCGGCGGCGCCGGCATCGCGGCGGCCGCCCTCGTGGTGGCGGTGCTGCTCGGTGTCGGCATCGGCTGGGGGCTCTACGGCAACACCAGCTCGCCGCTGAGTTTCACCTCCGATCCCGGCGCCAAGCCGGACGGCGTCGCGCCGGTGGTGCTGACCCCGCCGCGCCAACTGCAGTCGCTGGGCGGCCTGACCGGCCTGCTGGAGCAGGCTCGCAAGAAATTCGGCGACACCAAGGGCTATCGGCTGGTCATCTACCCCGACTACGCGGTGATGGATCGCGCCGACCCCAAGGAAGATCGCCGGGTTCTGAGCTACACCTATCGCGGCGGGTGGGGCGATCCGAACAGCTCGTCCAAGAGCAGCGACGCCGTCCTGGTCGACTTGGGGCAGTTCCACCCGAAGGCGACGGTCGGCATTCTGCGTGGGGCGCCCGAAACGCTGGGCATCAAGCCCTCCGACGTCAAGACCACGTATCTGATCGTGGAGCCGTCGCGCGACCCGACCGCGCCCGAGACGGTGTCGCTGTCGGTGTATGTCTCCAGCGACTACGGCAGCGGCTACATCCAGTTCGCCGGCGACGGAACCGTCAACCGGGTGAACTATCCCTCCTGA
- a CDS encoding PadR family transcriptional regulator — MLELAILGLLLESPMHGYELRKRLTGLLGAFRAFSYGSLYPALRRMQADGLIAEDAAPAGTPVRRARRVYQLTEAGRQRFSELVADTGPQNYTDDGFGVHLAFFNRTPAEARMRILEGRRRQVEERREGLREAVARASNSLDRYTRQLHQLGLESSEREVKWLNELITAERVAQRRAEQS, encoded by the coding sequence TTGCTGGAGCTTGCCATCCTCGGACTCCTGCTCGAGTCGCCCATGCATGGCTACGAACTGCGCAAACGCTTGACCGGCCTGCTCGGAGCGTTCAGGGCGTTTTCGTACGGCTCGCTGTACCCGGCGTTGCGCCGGATGCAGGCCGACGGGCTGATCGCCGAGGACGCCGCCCCGGCCGGGACCCCGGTGCGCCGGGCCCGGCGGGTGTACCAGTTGACCGAGGCCGGCCGCCAGCGCTTTTCCGAGCTGGTCGCCGACACCGGCCCGCAGAACTACACCGATGACGGCTTCGGAGTGCACCTGGCGTTCTTCAACCGCACTCCGGCCGAGGCGCGCATGCGCATCCTGGAAGGCCGCCGCCGCCAGGTCGAAGAGCGCCGCGAGGGCCTGCGTGAAGCAGTGGCGCGGGCCAGCAACTCGCTCGATCGCTACACCCGCCAGCTGCATCAACTGGGGCTGGAATCGAGCGAACGTGAAGTCAAGTGGCTGAACGAGCTGATCACAGCCGAACGCGTGGCGCAACGCCGCGCCGAGCAGTCCTAA
- a CDS encoding inositol-3-phosphate synthase, whose translation MTEQTAAEAQPEIRVAIVGVGNCASSLVQGVEYYHNADETATVPGLMHVRFGPYHVRDVKFVAAFDVDAKKVGFDLSEAIFASENNTIKIADVPPTNVVVQRGPTLDGIGKYYADTIEVSDVEAVDVVKVLRDAEADVLVSYLPVGSEEADKFYAQCALDAGVAFVNALPVFIASDPVWAAKFTAAGVPIVGDDIKSQVGATITHRVMAKLFEDRGVQLDRTMQLNVGGNMDFLNMLERSRLESKKISKTQAVTSNVQREFNTKDVHIGPSDHVAWLDDRKWAYVRLEGRAFGDAPLNLEYKLEVWDSPNSAGVIIDAIRAAKIAKDRGIGGPVIPASAYLMKSPPQQLPDDVARAQLEQFIIGS comes from the coding sequence ATGACTGAGCAAACCGCGGCAGAGGCGCAGCCGGAAATCCGGGTCGCCATCGTCGGCGTCGGCAACTGCGCGTCCTCGCTGGTTCAGGGCGTCGAGTACTACCACAACGCCGACGAGACGGCGACGGTGCCGGGCTTGATGCACGTGCGGTTCGGGCCGTACCACGTCCGCGACGTCAAGTTCGTCGCGGCGTTCGACGTGGACGCCAAGAAGGTGGGCTTCGACCTGTCCGAGGCCATCTTCGCGTCCGAGAACAACACCATCAAGATCGCCGACGTGCCGCCCACCAACGTGGTGGTGCAGCGCGGCCCGACGCTGGACGGCATCGGCAAGTACTACGCCGACACCATCGAGGTCTCCGACGTCGAGGCCGTCGACGTGGTCAAGGTCCTGCGCGACGCCGAGGCCGACGTGCTGGTCTCCTACCTGCCGGTGGGTTCGGAAGAGGCCGACAAGTTCTACGCGCAGTGCGCGCTCGACGCCGGGGTGGCGTTCGTCAACGCGCTGCCGGTGTTCATCGCCTCGGACCCGGTGTGGGCGGCCAAGTTCACCGCCGCCGGGGTGCCGATCGTCGGCGACGACATCAAGAGCCAGGTCGGCGCGACGATCACCCACCGGGTGATGGCCAAGCTGTTCGAGGACCGCGGTGTGCAACTGGACCGCACCATGCAGCTCAACGTCGGCGGCAACATGGACTTCCTCAACATGCTCGAGCGTTCGCGGCTGGAGTCGAAGAAGATCTCCAAGACCCAGGCCGTCACATCCAACGTGCAGCGCGAGTTCAACACCAAAGACGTTCACATCGGACCGTCCGATCACGTCGCCTGGCTCGACGACCGCAAGTGGGCCTACGTGCGGCTGGAAGGTCGCGCTTTCGGCGATGCGCCGCTGAACCTGGAGTACAAGCTCGAGGTGTGGGACTCGCCGAACTCGGCAGGCGTCATCATCGACGCGATCCGGGCGGCCAAGATCGCCAAGGACCGCGGCATCGGCGGCCCCGTGATCCCGGCGTCCGCGTACCTGATGAAGAGCCCGCCGCAGCAGCTGCCCGACGACGTGGCGCGCGCCCAGCTCGAGCAGTTCATCATCGGCTCGTGA
- a CDS encoding alpha/beta fold hydrolase has product MNEFDFLHENAEQAGVDTVPAVARVEHGPISALTWGDDAPRVVFLHGGGQNAHTWDTVIVGLGEPAVAVDLPGHGHSAWRDDGDYSPQRNAAALAPVLSDLAPQADLVVGMSLGGLTAIRLAAIAPELVSELVLIDVTPSALQRHAEMTKEQLGTVALMHGEREFPSFQAMVDLTVAAAPHREVKALRRGVFHNSRQLDNGNWTWRYDAIRSFPDFASLWDDVDVVSAPVTLIRGGASGFVNDQDVAELSRRAKHFRGAHIVEGSGHSVQSDQPRALTGILRAVLDG; this is encoded by the coding sequence ATGAACGAGTTCGACTTCCTGCACGAGAACGCCGAACAGGCCGGCGTGGATACGGTGCCGGCCGTCGCGCGCGTCGAACATGGTCCCATCAGCGCGCTCACGTGGGGCGACGACGCACCCCGCGTCGTCTTCCTGCACGGCGGCGGGCAGAACGCGCACACCTGGGACACCGTGATCGTCGGGCTGGGCGAGCCGGCCGTCGCGGTCGACCTGCCGGGCCACGGGCATTCCGCGTGGCGCGACGACGGTGACTACTCGCCGCAGCGCAACGCTGCCGCGCTGGCCCCGGTGTTGAGCGACCTTGCGCCGCAAGCCGATCTGGTTGTCGGGATGTCGCTGGGCGGGCTCACCGCGATCCGGCTGGCAGCGATCGCACCCGAGCTCGTCAGCGAGCTCGTCCTGATCGACGTCACTCCGTCGGCACTGCAGCGGCACGCCGAAATGACCAAGGAACAGCTCGGCACTGTAGCGCTCATGCACGGCGAGCGGGAATTCCCGAGCTTCCAGGCCATGGTGGACCTGACTGTCGCCGCGGCACCGCACCGCGAGGTCAAGGCCTTGCGGCGCGGCGTATTCCACAACTCGCGCCAGCTCGACAACGGCAACTGGACGTGGCGGTACGACGCCATCCGCAGCTTCCCCGACTTCGCCTCGCTGTGGGACGACGTCGACGTCGTGTCCGCGCCCGTCACGCTGATCCGCGGCGGCGCGTCCGGCTTCGTCAACGATCAAGATGTTGCCGAATTAAGCCGTCGTGCAAAGCATTTCCGTGGCGCACACATCGTGGAAGGATCCGGGCATTCGGTGCAAAGTGATCAGCCGCGCGCGCTGACCGGCATTCTGCGGGCCGTTCTCGACGGCTAA
- a CDS encoding LLM class F420-dependent oxidoreductase codes for MTRPVRIGVQLQPQHAAQYAQIRDAVRRCEDIGVDIAFNWDHFFPLYGDRDGPHFECWTMLGAWAEQTSRIEIGALVSCNSYRNPELLADMARTVDHISDGRLILGIGSGWKRRDYDEYGYEFGTAGSRLDDLAAALPRIKSRLAKLNPPPTRQIPLLIGGEGEKKTLRLVAEHADMWHSFASADTYPAKADVLARHCAAVSRDPDAIERSAAVGGETGRGRGADALIAEAEALTGLGVTLLTVGSTGPDYDLSAAETLCRWRDKR; via the coding sequence ATGACTCGTCCCGTCCGCATCGGTGTTCAGCTTCAGCCGCAGCATGCCGCCCAGTACGCCCAGATCCGCGACGCCGTTCGCCGCTGCGAGGACATCGGCGTCGACATCGCCTTCAACTGGGATCACTTCTTTCCGCTCTACGGCGATCGCGACGGCCCGCACTTCGAATGCTGGACGATGCTGGGCGCCTGGGCCGAGCAGACGTCGCGCATCGAAATCGGCGCGCTGGTCAGCTGTAACTCCTACCGCAACCCGGAGTTGCTCGCCGACATGGCCCGCACTGTCGATCATATTTCGGACGGTCGGCTGATCCTGGGCATCGGGTCGGGTTGGAAACGCAGGGATTACGACGAGTACGGCTACGAGTTCGGCACCGCGGGCAGCCGTCTCGACGACTTGGCCGCGGCGCTGCCCCGGATCAAATCGCGGCTGGCCAAGCTCAATCCGCCGCCCACCCGCCAGATTCCGCTGCTGATCGGCGGCGAGGGAGAGAAGAAGACCCTGCGCCTGGTCGCCGAGCATGCCGACATGTGGCACAGCTTCGCCAGCGCCGATACCTATCCGGCGAAGGCCGACGTGCTGGCCCGGCACTGCGCCGCGGTCAGCCGCGACCCGGACGCCATCGAGCGGTCGGCCGCGGTGGGGGGTGAGACCGGCCGCGGTCGGGGCGCCGACGCGTTGATCGCCGAGGCCGAGGCGTTGACGGGCCTGGGCGTGACCCTGTTGACCGTCGGCTCGACCGGCCCGGACTATGACCTGAGTGCCGCCGAAACGCTGTGCCGGTGGCGCGATAAACGTTGA
- a CDS encoding GntR family transcriptional regulator: protein MPKKYGAKEKDQVVGYILNLVLTGKLRTGDRVDRNEIAEVLGMSRVPIQEALVQLEHDGVLSTRYHRGAFVERFDSDTILEHHELHGVLNGIASARAAANPTPRILDQLDALMRTLRTTKEPRAFQQAARDYRRAVADEYAGPRLHAAIRASTALIPRAFLLSYPNVIAEMLPFYEEETAAIHRRDTAAARAACAGCAALMARIMVAELVRRRVLDPPERPAVAF, encoded by the coding sequence ATGCCGAAGAAATACGGCGCGAAAGAGAAGGACCAGGTTGTTGGATACATCCTCAACCTGGTCCTGACCGGCAAGCTGCGCACCGGTGACCGGGTCGACCGCAACGAGATCGCCGAAGTGCTCGGGATGAGCCGCGTCCCCATTCAGGAGGCGCTCGTCCAACTCGAACACGACGGCGTGCTGTCCACCCGGTATCACCGCGGCGCGTTCGTCGAGAGATTCGACTCCGACACCATTCTCGAGCATCACGAATTGCACGGCGTGCTCAACGGAATCGCGTCGGCGCGTGCCGCCGCCAACCCCACGCCGCGGATCCTGGATCAGCTCGACGCCCTGATGCGCACGCTGCGCACCACGAAGGAGCCGCGCGCCTTCCAGCAGGCCGCCCGCGACTATCGCCGCGCCGTCGCCGACGAGTACGCCGGGCCGCGACTGCACGCGGCGATCCGCGCGTCGACCGCCCTGATTCCGCGCGCGTTCCTGCTGAGCTACCCCAACGTCATCGCCGAGATGCTGCCGTTCTACGAGGAGGAGACCGCCGCGATCCACCGCCGCGACACCGCCGCGGCCCGGGCCGCATGCGCCGGCTGCGCCGCGCTGATGGCCAGGATCATGGTGGCCGAACTCGTTCGACGCCGAGTGCTCGACCCGCCCGAACGGCCCGCCGTCGCGTTCTGA